A region of the Corticium candelabrum chromosome 4, ooCorCand1.1, whole genome shotgun sequence genome:
TGATCGCATTTATGTTTTGCAGTATATACCACTTAAAGCCTGGTTGTATCGCAGTGGATTTGCTCGTTTCTCCAACACACGATTTTCACTAGAAACCATCAGTGATTCTTGTATTCACTTAATTCCTCTAGTGCAACCGAATGTGTACACTATCATTCCCATGTTGTGTAGACATTCACCTCACAAATGTAGCAATACAGAAAACAGCACCGGATTACGATCCTGAAAAGGTTAGTGGAATATGTAAGCAGTTAGAGTAAATAATATTATGTACATTTCAGAACTGACGAGATTCAAGTATAGGCATAGATGTTCACAATGTATACTTAGTAAATGATTTGATATTTGCCTGAACTATTTTtatttagtagtagtagtagtatatcGTTGTATGTAGTAGATGAGACAATAGACATAAATTACAATTCTAAAAATAAGTGCGGTTAGCtaactgtaacaaaatgtcaGGAGACTCTTGTAAAGTCTTGAAGTTATGTCCCGTGTAAATTACAAGCAACCCTCTGCTGTTGCCAGTAGAATGTTGTCACTTGTTTGCTCTGCCTTTGTCATCCTGGAATCCCTGATGCACATGATGGCGGATCTGAGGAGAGTAAATCTGAATGTTTTTGCTTGTAGGGATGTAAATGGTCAATGCAGCAATTGAGAACATATCTGACTGGTCGTCGTGGTCAAGAGTCGGTCAGAAATGGAGACAAGTAACACACTCACTTGTCTGAATTTAGTGTTGTCTGGTTGTAGGTGAGCATTTTGTTTCGTCTCATTGACGACATTTTCGTCAAAAGCCTGCACTCTGTGCAAAGGGTTATGATCAATGACAAACATTGTTTTGAACTGTAAGACACATCACTTCAAGATACACAGCAACACATGATGTTATGTCAGTATTTCCATCACACCAGATTACTCAGGTGTATAGTTCCCTCTAGGGGCCGGGGTACACAAACATGGAATacgcaaacacaaaatacacaacacacgcaaAAGCTACTGACTACACTAATAATTTCATATTTCTAACACATGCCAGTCCCAAAACTAGTTCGTTAGTTGCTCTCTAATATGGACATCTTCTTGTATTTTTATGTAGGTATGGGTTCGACATCATGATTGACTCCAACATGAAACCGTGAGTGTCATTGCTCATTCTTACTATTTAATGcaacatttgtttgtgtatgctgATTCAGATGGCTAATCGAAGTGAATGCATCTCCTTCATTAACTGCAAGCAGTCAGTCAGACTATGAGTTAAAGGTTGGCCTACTGCATGATGTTCTACACATTGTGGACATGGAGAATAGGTATATGTAATGTGCTGTACTACTGTTTGTTGCTTTTACTTTTTGTTGATTAGATTGTCTGGAGATGAGAAGCGTGTTGGTGGTTTTGATCTCATGTGGAATGATGGACCTGTCGCTAATGATGATGAGCTGTGGGATGCAGGAACACCACACTTATACCCAACAAATACCTTCCTTGGTTAGACTTGCGTCAGTTGACTAAAAATGATTGTTTCCCTATGTATATGTTTGGGGGATTGTTTGGTTTTGAACGCAtgtaaataaaaaacaatatacgtgtgtgtgtgtgtgtgtgtgtgtgtgtgtgtgtgtgtgtgtgtgtgtgtgtgtgtgtgtgtgtgtgtgtgtgtgtgtaatgacagtaattttagttcaTGGGATTCGCCTGTATCGTagatttgttgtattgatatatatgcacgcatgcatcaGTAGTGATCTATACTGCTACTGAGCAGCATCTGCACCTATTTGCACACATACAGGTTTTTAAGCAAGATGGTATTATCTGGTGATcactgtgttgttgttgctagGTTGCTATAATGACCGTGAGAAACAGCTCAAACAGCTTTTCAAATCTCTCAAcagtcaacaacaacagagagCAACAACACTGTAAGCTAATTCCTACATCATCTGACCACAACTTGACACAAGACCAACCTCATTGAGGAATTTCCTACTAAAGGTTGACCTTTCTAATTAGTGTACATgataatatacatatatacgtggctttatttaattaattgaagttACAAGAAATGTTCATTGTGGTATGATGTGATATCTCACTCCACGTGTTTCATCTGCCTTAAATCCTGCTTTCTTTTTGTACTCTTCCTCTGCCCTTTCCCTCAAAATTCTTTTCATTTCTGAAAGATCAGTAAGAGTTGAAGTGGTGCTATGTGCAGTTTTTAGCTGTTTTCTATGTTGTTCCTCATCATTTACAACAACTGTCTCCTTCACTTTCCTTTTCTTCCCTATTTGCCTTCTCATAGCCTCATAAGTTTCAAGATCATAGTACCTATGATACATTAATtagtcttgtgtgtgtgtgtgtgtgtgtgtgtgtgtgtgtgtgtgtgtgtgtgtgtgtgtgtgtgtgtgtgtgtgtgtgtgtgtgtaattgcaTGCACTTCCTGGTGGAAACTTCTGTGATGCTGAcgcccatagtgggtattggCAGAATTCCAAGCTCCAAGGTAATTGCATACAACTGCCCATCTCCCACCTATGTGTTTGCCCACCTACCATTAACCCACCTGCCTGCATTTGCATGCATAACTATTAAGTTATCACACTGTTATGTTCTTATCATAATATGGCTGCCCTAGTAGTAAAAAGGTTTGCACTAATCAAATCCACAAATTTGAAAGACTAATGTTCTCCTCGTGGTACAGTAGTAGTAATTTCTGTATTTTCTTACTTCTTGTGTGGCAGTGTAGCCGTATTGTAGTCTTCTCTGTAGTCATCAAACAGCTTCTTCAATTCAAATCTTGGCTGAACTTCTGGATCAATTTGTCTGACTTCCAACAGCCACATGAAAaattctgcttgtttgttgacaaTGTCTGTTTCTCTAAAGCAGCAGAAATGGGAAGATACATGTAAACTGATAATGTGATAAAACTGACGTCAGAAGGCCATATTTGCCATAGTTCGATTGATCAATGGCTCCCAGACGGACTTTGTGTTTCTGAGAATAtgaacattaattaagtcaagCAGCAGTTTGGTTTAATTATGTATGGCAGTCCATTTGTAACAAAGTACTTTCTTGCTGTGTTTCTTTTTTCCAACTTTGTGTTTCTTTGCCTTCTCTCTGAAAGGAAAATGAAAATAAGCACACAAATAATACACTCATCACATGCACATAATGACAATGATGCGTAGAATGCAGTGAGTTGCTGCTGGCTAATTCTAGttggcatttaattaatttgcaaagTACGTGACAACTATACTGCTGAGATAATTTCTTCAAGACCAATCATAGGAAAAAACATTTCATCCAAATGTGTAGAACCAAGATCATGTAATAGCTCCGATCAAATAGAAGAGTAAGCACTATAGTCATTAGATTTTCAACAAGCTGCAGCTGTGCAGGTCTCTAGAACAGAATCAAAAGATACTTTGGTTCATTACATGACCCTGTTTCCAGTTCAAAGGATGCGTAGTTTTCTAGTCATGATATGTTCAGCTAAGCAATCGTATTGGACTGAAAAGTATTTAAGCTTGCACCactattgttaattaaatgaaatcCAGAATAATCAGTAGATAGATATCATGACAATTAAGCACAAACTTGTGTTTTCTCTCCTTAgctttcttctttctctttgatCGGTCGTCAGATGTACTCCTTTCAGTATCATTAAAGTCTCCAGAAGTGTCTCTAATTAAAACACATTGACATCTAGCTATAGAAcatgcatgtcctgtcaaCAGAGAGAAACTAAAGCTAGATCTAGAGATTTCTTACTCTGACGACGAAGCAGAGTAATCTCTTTTTCTCTTTTTAACAGGCCGTTCCTGCAAACAAAACACGTTCATTTGTAAATGGATCAGACTTCGGGCGTTCAGAGTCATTGCGAGAATACCGTCATTGCAAACATCACGTGCCTCACGTTCTCAACTGCGCATATTCGAGTTGTCGAGTTGTGAGATGGCGAAACAAGGAGCAGTCTTACAGGGCTACAACAATGAGTTGGTCAAATGTATCGAGGACCTTTGCACCAAACGTGATGAGCTTCAACGTCAGATCGTTTTAGAAGAGGAAGAAAAGTCAAAGATTCAAAACGATTTACGAATTTTGACTGAAAGACTCGCCAGAATTAATGAAAGCTTGGCAAAAAAGATGGCACTTAGAAACGATTACGACAGGACAATTTCGGAGACTGAGGCAGCCTACGTGAAggcaagacaaacaaaaacaacgaTTTTGTAACTGCGTGGGCGTGATCATGTTGATTTCTATTCTAGATTTTGGAAAGTTCGCAGACTTTGCTGCATGTGCTAAAAGAAAAGTCAACTACTAGCCACGGTTTTGGACCGAAAGACAGAAGTCTAATGTCAGGGCAACCTCCATCCTAGCTaattactgtacatgtacatgtcttgAAAATTTTGAAGCTTGCTACGTGGATGTAGAATCGCAATCACAGCCAAGCTGTGTTGATACTGTGTACAGTTTCTTTAGAGTTTGTTATTGCAGAATGTGTGTGAATAATGTTACGAGGTTACCAGGGACAACaaggcgcatgcgcttattgtTTCATAATGGCGAGTGACGTTAGGTTGGTTCGAAAACCGAAAAGAGACGATGTAAGACATCGAATAGAGGATATCTTCTACTTGCCACAGCTTTAGAATGCAGCTTATAATTGATTAGATTTAGATTCTAGGGTCTTTTCAGTTCACAGCAGCTTACTGTTTGTTAACTAATGCAACCTAGCATTCATTCATCTTTCAATTACTACATATGTGTGTATTGACAGAACAAttagatagactgacagacagacaggttctAGTAACTTATACGAAACATGCAATGTGACAATGTTTCTAATTGAAGTTTAGAAATGCTAAATGTAACTTGGTAGATTATCAACTGAGCATGCATAAGTGAAGTAACAAGTAACTGTCTTTAGCTTAGGAGCTTAATTCTCTTCTAATTAAGATTTTGTCATTCTTTCTGTATTTATGTGTCTCTGCTATCTGTTTATACATTCTCACTTGTTAAATTATAGACATGCTTTGTGTCATATGTAATGATGGTCAATGTTAGGATTAGGGTtacgggttagggttaggggttgccctatgtttgtgtgcttgGGTAGGATCCTGTATTGGTAAGAAATGAAATCCCTTCTGATGAAATCCTTCAGCACAAGATATGGATAGGAAATTTGGACAGACGATTGACAGAGTAAGACTTTTCACAAAGTTATGTATGGTCAAACCACTGTCAATTTGCTATGTTACCTGCAGATAtcatttaatgcaaatttGTAAGCAATATGGTGCTGTGAAACACCTAGTGTATGTGTTTCACACTCGTGGGCCTCAAAAAGGAGAACCAAGAGGCTACTGTTTTGTAGAATTCAGCAATAGACAAGTGCGGACTTGTTACACTATGTTTATCTGCTGATAAATGGATATCTTCATCTTGTGAAGGAAGCAGACAAAGCACGTCTCAATCTGAATGGTAAGATTGCAATTGGAAGGCAACTGAAAGTGGACTGGGCTCGACCCTCATCATCTGTAAGCTGATGCAATAGCAGGAGTACGTGTTGGCTGTTTAATTGACTGACTACATTCAGGATTCGGAGTTAAATCCTCAACCAACCAAGCCAGATGTGAAGCATATGAATCGTAAACAGTATGTATGTCAATGATCTACACTGTTCTTGTAGACTAGATCAACAAGTTGTGACTGATTATCAGTGTACTGTATGTGTCAATCTGGTGTttatgtgctgtgtgtgtgtgtgtgtgtgtgtgtgtgtgtgtgtgtgtgtgtgtgtgtgtgtgtgtgtgtgtgtagtgtagaCCGAATCGAATCATGCAATTGTTGTAACTGATGCGCATGTGTAGAGCTGAAGACAAAATTAGAGAGATTGAAGCAAAGTTGAAGTCAATGGAAGGAGACAATCCATTAGGAACTGAAAAAGATGAAAATGGTTGTGATCATAAACTAAAACAAAGTGATGAGAAAAGATATGCTCCTTACAGCGCTACTGGTAGACCACATGTTAACACATGATTGATAGTCACTAACTACAGTATTTAAAATGGCTAGACATGTATTGTATCAtgacaattaattagtgtATTGATGGTGACAATAATTCTATTTTTTGTGATGTCTGGAACTGTTCTACTAAAGCAACTGTTTAATCATTAGGTATAGCCACACAGTCTGAACTCTATGTGTGCAATTGCTTATAATTACATGTGAGTCACACTTGAACTTGCAATGTTATTGTAAACTTTTCGCTGGACTTCACTCatctgctttcttctctccgcCCACTTTCCTCGTGTGCAGAGATCAGTCTATACGGCTCTGACTATCTgcatagcctcgtacccaggccctcttgcgcgtcCGGGCGCAAATTTTTTGGGGGttcacttcacacacacatcccggatatatagcccggataagtttaacttacacgtgcacggtagaccattctcacgtgcacgcatgttGGATCATGCATGActtagtagttcgaaatgtgttgttatgctgacagatcgtgggaattgcgctttctctgcgagcagttaccacactcagtaagcagcagtggctagtgaaaggagagccccaatatggggaatgttggttgctacaaaccgttttctttgcagaaatcgactttctcgagaaacatttgactccagaaaagcttttcGTGATGCAACTATTATACAAGACGacagaggtttgtacattttgctagttaattgatattagttaattaactaattattaatttattagaatacggtatttagtaacattaaagcacaatttatgtatttatggtagtatttttttaaccttaaatgtgatttaataaatagtaatttataatttatatgtgtatatatacagtagtggacaaagtatttgccaggcaagaaatttcaaaggttttcaggatgtttgtgtttgggtggaagcacaaaatattAACAAAGCGACTTTttggtcaatgtttgtcatgcaataggaaaatcaagactaattggtacagaattgagtctaaatcagttggttgttgcaatttaattaagattattgttacaacctagttaaaacagattaattaagtttacattacaacttatcaaagcatattcaatgcaagcaatattacaacctttgaaaacaaactaacttatcaatttctgctcatatcagcacttatttccattctgtagtccagaatatgatgaaaaatcaacaacaaaaactacccggcaaatacttttgtccactactgtatatactagtaactattgcagaagaacctgtttattaatcatgtactctgctgttactgaaattaatttgtttgcataagaaatgtatggcaaacaggcaggattACAGGAAGTTATTGATCcagacagtctgttgccacagaacacagtttttcattagcttACAATACATAGAagcaatccatgatccattttaaacaataaaattaaaacacacacaatggagaTGCCTATTTCcctagtgggtgcacagtttgctggacattaAACTGGAATGACTTGTTTTGAAAACTCATTCTGAACACTAATTacaatctgtttctctctttatatcaaggaatattAACATAAACAGTTTTCTCAACTCAAAAAATCTTGTATCCTTGTACAATTTAGATGGCATTAGGGGTATTTGTTTTTAAACTTATTGTCAGATTGTGGTTTCTCCTTGCT
Encoded here:
- the LOC134178116 gene encoding uncharacterized protein LOC134178116, whose amino-acid sequence is MFAMTERPVKKRKRDYSASSSEDTSGDFNDTERSTSDDRSKRKKKAKERKHKEKAKKHKVGKKKHSKKKHKVRLGAIDQSNYGKYGLLTETDIVNKQAEFFMWLLEVRQIDPEVQPRFELKKLFDDYREDYNTATLPHKKYYDLETYEAMRRQIGKKRKVKETVVVNDEEQHRKQLKTAHSTTSTLTDLSEMKRILRERAEEEYKKKAGFKADETRGVRYHIIPQ
- the LOC134178118 gene encoding microtubule nucleation factor SSNA1-like translates to MAKQGAVLQGYNNELVKCIEDLCTKRDELQRQIVLEEEEKSKIQNDLRILTERLARINESLAKKMALRNDYDRTISETEAAYVKILESSQTLLHVLKEKSTTSHGFGPKDRSLMSGQPPS
- the LOC134178117 gene encoding probable RNA-binding protein 18, which produces MLRGYQGQQGACAYCFIMASDVRLVRKPKRDDDPVLVRNEIPSDEILQHKIWIGNLDRRLTEYHLMQICKQYGAVKHLVYVFHTRGPQKGEPRGYCFVEFSNRQEADKARLNLNGKIAIGRQLKVDWARPSSSDSELNPQPTKPDVKHMNRKQAEDKIREIEAKLKSMEGDNPLGTEKDENGCDHKLKQSDEKRYAPYSATGRPHVNT